A genomic region of Pelodiscus sinensis isolate JC-2024 chromosome 1, ASM4963464v1, whole genome shotgun sequence contains the following coding sequences:
- the LOC142827851 gene encoding olfactory receptor 52E2-like, which yields MSESNKINFTSPSMFILLGIPGLEAAHGWISIPFCAMYVMAILGNFTILFIVKTEPSLHEPMYYFLCMLAVTDLVLSTSTLPKTLSIFWFNSREIDFGSCLTQMFFIGSFLAMESGIIVAMALDRYVAICHPLRHSTILSNSVVAKIGLAVVLRSCIFSLPSPFLARQLPYCRTNVVSHSFCEMMAVVKLACADTHISNYYGLIVTILVGVMDVFSITVSYTQILRAIFSLPTKDAWLKTFGTCSSHLCVTSAFYIPVLFTVFTHRFGHHVPLYFHILMANVHLLVPPVLNPIIYGVRTKQIQDRLLRLITQTE from the coding sequence ATGTCAGAGTCCAACAAAATCAACTTTACCAGCCCCTCCAtgttcatcctgctgggcattcctggcctggaggcagcccatggctggatctccatccccttctgtgccatGTACGTCATGGccatcttggggaacttcaccatcctcttcattgtgaagacagagccaagcctccatgagcccatgtactatttcctctgcatgctggccgtcaccgacctggtcctgtccacgtCCACCCtgcccaaaacactgagcatcttctggttcaattccagggagatcgattttgGTTcatgcctcacccagatgttcttcatagGTAGCTTTTTGGCGATGGAGTCTGGGATCATTGTGGCCATGGccttggatcgctacgtggccatttgccatcccctgagacattccaccatcctgtcAAACTCTGTGGTTGCCAAAATAggcctggccgtggtgctgcgcAGCTGCATCTTCTCActgccctctcccttcctggcGAGACAGTTGCCATATTGCCGCACCAACGTTGTTTCCCACTCGTTCTGTGAGATGATGGCCGTGGTGAAACTGGCCTGTGCTGACACCCACATCAGTAATTACTACGGCCTCATTGTAACAATCCTGGTGGGTGTTATGGATGTGTTTTCCATCACTGTATCGTatacccagatcctcagggccatcttcagcctccccaccaaGGACGCCTGGCTCAAAACCtttgggacctgcagctcccacctctgtgtcACTTCAGCCTTTTACATCCCAGTTCTCTTCACCGTGTTCACACACCGGTTTGGCCACCATGTGCCCCTGTATTTCCATATCCTCATGGCCAATGTGCACCTGCTGGTGCCTCCCGTGCTGAACCCCATTATCTATGGGGTGAGAACCAAACAGATCCAGGACAGGCTGCTGCGGCTCATAACTCAGACGGAGTGA